The Paraburkholderia largidicola DNA segment GGCCGAGCACACGTATCTCGCCAAATACGCGGAACTGCAAAAGCGCAACCCGTGGCGGCCGAATCTGTCGGCCGAGCAGATCGCGGAAGTGAAGCCCGTGGTGCATCCCATCGTGCGCACGCATCCGGAGACGGGCCGCAAGGCGCTGTTCGTCAGCGAGCATTTCACGACGCATATCGTCGGCCTGCCCGAAGACGAGAGCCGCGAGTTGCTCGAAGCTCTGTTTGCGCACAGCGTGCGTGACGAACATATCTATCGTCACCAGTGGTCGGAGCACGATCTCGTGTTCTGGGACAACCGCTCGCTGATGCATCTCGCTGCAGGCACGCCCGATCATCTGCGTCGCAAGCTGTATCGCACGACGATCGAAGGCAACGCGCCGTTCTGATCCGCGCGCAGTCTTCATTTCCGTTTCCGACACCCGGAGTTTCGATGCCGTTTTCATTTCGACCGGCCGCGGCGCGGCCGTCTTTCGCGCGCCGTTTTGTTTCGACGATGCTTGCATTGTCGCTAGGCGCAACCAGCCTCGGCATGTCGCTCGATGCGCACGCTGAAGGTCATATCCGTGTTGCCGAACAGTTCGGCATCGTCTATTTGCTGCTGAACGTCGCACGCGATCAACAGTTCATCGAGAAAGAAGGGCGCAAGGAAGGGCTCGATATCAAGGTCGACTGGGTGAAGCTGTCGGGCGGTTCGGCCGTGAATGACGCGCTGCTGTCCGGCTCGGTCGACGTTGCGGGCGCAGGCGTGGGTCCCTTGCTCACGATCTGGGACCGCACGCATGGCAAGCAGAACGTGAAGGGCGTCGCGTCGCTCGGCAATCTGCCGTATTACCTCGTGTCGAACAACCCGAACGTGAAGACGATTGCCGACTTCACCGACAAGGACCGCATCGCGCTGCCGGCTGTTACGGTGTCGGTGCAGTCGCGCGTGTTGCAGTTCGCGGCGGCGAAGCGTTGGGGCGACAAGGAGTACAACCGTCTCGACAAGCTCACGCAGG contains these protein-coding regions:
- a CDS encoding ABC transporter substrate-binding protein, which encodes MPFSFRPAAARPSFARRFVSTMLALSLGATSLGMSLDAHAEGHIRVAEQFGIVYLLLNVARDQQFIEKEGRKEGLDIKVDWVKLSGGSAVNDALLSGSVDVAGAGVGPLLTIWDRTHGKQNVKGVASLGNLPYYLVSNNPNVKTIADFTDKDRIALPAVTVSVQSRVLQFAAAKRWGDKEYNRLDKLTQAVPHPDAAAAIIAGGTEITGHFGNPPFQEQELAANPKAHIVLNSYDVLGGPSSATVLYATEKFRNENPKTYRAFVNGLADAAQFITANPEAAADIYIRVNQAKTDRNLLLSVIRNPQVQFKVAPQNTFALAQFMYRVGAIRNEPKSWKDYFFDDPATAAGS